The Ziziphus jujuba cultivar Dongzao chromosome 1, ASM3175591v1 genome segment AACTTCAGAAAGGACAATTTGAGGCATTGATGAAGGTGGTGATGTGTGGTTTTAGGACGAGTAGCATGTGGCGGATGTGAAGCTTCTACTACAGCAAATGGGTTAATTCCAGGATGGCTAGTGCGTGAGTTCCAGACCCGTAGGGCTTGAAGCTCAATTAGCACCGTTTGAAGGGTTGCATTAATTTGATCCAAGCTTGACTTATGTCACGAGTCAATGATAAGATCTCATTGACTCATGTCCATGGTTGAAACCTGgctatgataccaaatgatatcttcctttttattaaaaaagaagaagaacattaGTTATATGGAACgagaagaaaatatatagaCAGAGGAGAACGAGATAAAGAAATAAAGGTAGGAGTTTAGTtagaaataaaacttttttcatTCTTAACTATTCATATTAACATATACAGATATATACAAAtcccaaagaaataaataactgCGTACTAGAAAGATGAAAATCATGGATAAACAAAGAAACTGATAATAATTGCAGTTGACCAAGTCGCACGCTACACCTCATGTTGCATGTATGCCCGTAGAGACCCTATCATTATTGTTACAATTTGATAGCTTTCATCTGATGGTTAATACTGGGTGTTCTTAGTGGCAAACACTTTTCATATCATGGAAGACTTGAGTGAAATTATGTTTCTAAGCTTTAGAGTATGAATATAAAATCAAGGTTGATTCTAAATTTTGTGGTATGTCATATTTGAAtgattcataattaattaataagactTTCTGTAATTTCCAGCAAAGAGTTGGTACACTACTAATGGTGTTCCATAGAGGCAGAGGGCACATCTcatagcaaaaattttaaaaagcttaTTGTTTTGCAGATAGATTAATTTCATGTTCTAGTCCATGGGGGAATAGCTCAGGGACAATCATTTTTTCATAATGATCTCATAGTTCAAATTTTGAACtccattgtttaaaaaaaaaaaaaaaatacggatAAAATTGCATGTCTCAGCAGTTGTCTGAGGTAGCTTGTGCCATATTGTGTCTCCCCCTCtcataatatttgaaataaattactTTTAGACTattagagcttttttttttttttttgggtgaataaaaaaaaaatattttattgttaacCGTTTAGTCTATGGTTCCTATCGTTCTCTCTTACAGTGATATACACACTTGGGATCCACATCAAAGTTTAAATGAGACTTGTTAGGAATCGAACCCAAAACTCCTACAAACAAATGTAATGGGTTAGCGTCTTTCTTCCATTTGATCCACTCCGGTGGGTGTTGAGCAAAGGGATTGTATCTCTAGATAATTTACTCTTTCCATGgttgataattgattgaaaatacATTGTTTCTTTCAGATTGTATCTCAATCTTAAGAAAACGTAAAGAAGCTAAAATATGAATCTGTTTTATAGCAGCGATTCAAGCTATTTACCCCTCTAGATAATAATTTTGCTTATTCGCTGATAAATCGACTTACTGAAACTCATATTTCTAGGATTGATAGAGATTGTCAATTACAAATAATGATTATGATGTGATAATAAAttatcagccaaaaaaaaaaatgtcattaaATATCTTGGAAAAAACCAGACGAcgactttaaattaaaatttatttatttataaggtATTTGTAAGCTGCTAAACTTGATCGGTTGGTCAATTAACAAAATCATTCAAAgtatacttttaaatttatattaaaagcttgatttagatgaaaatttttcatccctcaaattataaaaaatatatatataatgataaagaaaatgatatttaaaaagCTAATTAGAGATCCAAATTCCTTCATTcaagaattattttttattattattattattattattttttcgcCTCAATTAGATATCAAAATCTGAACATAGGAGGATCTTTGTCTTGTTTACGTGTGACCATATGGGAAATGGAAGGAACCTCGTAAAGATCAAGTTTGTTATCAAACATGATGATCTATCCTGTCCACCTCATGTCCCCATCCAAAGTTCCTCCAGTGGGGCCTACTTGCCCACGTGTCATCCTTCGACATATAATTCTCGTCATGCAGAGCACCAACCACACTGTCTTCCATTCACGTGCTGCCATCTGTACAAGTCAAACATATAGTCAACTTTCATTTCAAGTTGGACCCACAGGTCAGTCCCACGTGGCACAATTTTGGTTTTGCAATTTTTGGAAACTCGGCAAGTACACCTCAGTTCCTCACTGTCCCCACCTCGCCATTTCCGCCTGAGAGACAAaagcaaaacacacacacacacaaaacagTCTCATCAAAACATTTGGCaacaaggaaaatttttttttttcttcttttttttttttttttttttttgggtgggtttCAAATTCATATAGTTTTTCTGGCGCCGGGTTTTCTCTTTGGGAGGGTTTTCGCAACGCTGCTCAAAGTTTATTGCCAAGGTATGATCTTTCTCATTCTCTTTTTCAGTCTCAGAATCCCTAgctcttattgttattattatcattatttgtgaaatatgtataatatatatatacttgcttgGCTTCTGCATGCTGTTACTTTTCCGATTAGGccctaatattttgttttatttggggCTTTTTTAAGCTAATCTTATGAATTCTaatcaatttttgatatttcagTTGGCGGTTAGTATGCTTGttggaagaattttttttaaaaaactaaataaataaaagtaaaaatttgagAGTACGTTTTTTGTTCCtgtaataaagaagaaaaagtgaaaTCTTGTTTGGTTTGTAAGGAAACATTCTATGTATTCTTTAttgtattcattttatttttaaagtcatgtttgtttatgaaattcaaaGCTTTTTGCTTCAACcctttgggttttgtttttgttactaTGGGTTTAAAACTGTAGAGCGTATAGAATTATTTAGAATGGGCTAATCGCTTGAAATCAAGCAGAATCATCGTCcccattgttatttatttatgttcacTACCTTCTCTTATTGcttcttttttcccccccttgTTCATACAGTCTCTAGTGGTAGTGCAAGATTGCGTACATATAAACACATTGACttgttaaaattattatgaatattttgaaGCATTAACCTTTCCATTGTTGACATTTTGTTTAGTAAGCCACCCAATTTTTGGGTTATGGCAGAAGCTTGTCTTTAATAGTCTTATGGGTACAATACAATAACCTCTTTTAACTTTAATAAGTGAGGTTTTTTTTGGACAATAAACTGTAGTAAGTGAGTTACATACCCAAATGGAATTTGATTCCAGGTCATCATATTGTTGAGAAAAAGATTAGTTATTTAAGGTGACTTTTCCATATAATGGTAAAATAATGGGAGCTTGATGTGGGAAAACCGGTGTTTAATATTGCATTTTGAGGATACTTAAGCTtatgaaaaatttattcatAAGACATTAAATTTTGATTGAGTTACTAAACTAACCTAAAATTGGAAGATCTGTATGGAttcttattgtttttctttcctccTGGCCAAAAAAGATAGCAACATGTTGTTGACAATGTTTGCTTAAGATGGTAGTGTTCAGTATTGGGTTTTCTGATTTGTTAATTTACTTAATACAGGCTTCCTAATATTGATCATATGACATGCCTAAAatctataataaaaaatatggctTATCATTGAACAATTTGTTTGTATCTAGTAATTCAATCCATGATGCCATCTCCAACTACATAGGTGCATGTTTTACAGCTCTAGCATTTCAATTAAAAGTTAttgcaaaatgtgaaattctTAATGTTGAAGCCTATAAACTTTTAGCTGTGGCCAAAGGATTCAACGGTTGAATAAATCCTTCTCGTTGAACCTATAAGCTTTGGATAGGGTCTGAAtgagaaaatttatatttggaacaTTTCATAAGTTGAATTTTCTGAAAACCTAAATTATAAATCTTTGCATTTATAGATTATTAAGACCACAGGTCTGTGTGCCATTGTTTAGGTTCTAGATGCACTTCACCTTTTCACAAATTCAGTTTTGTGAATTTAGAGTCTGCTCATGCTAGATTGTATACTTTTCACCTTTAAGTTATGGATTCCCTGTTAATAATACAGTAGCACCAAGCCAGAGATAAGGTttggaaaaccatatttttcaattgttagaaaaaattcacttgctttatttttgtttttgggtgttagcacttgattttatttattgaaattttacgGATAGAAGATTAACTTCTTTTTGTGGTTGGATCCAACAATTTTCTTGACTATTAGAATAAGAAATATGAAAGTGTTTGTTAGAGTGTTCTATACAAGCAGTAAGTTTTCTGTCAACTAATTTTCAACTTTCTGAATTATAAAACTTGAAAGCCAATTTAATGGTATGCTATTTTTTGTTCTGTTAACTTTAAGAGAACTTTTGCTTCTCCTTTGACTTAAGCTGCACGGTGGATCCTATCTTGAGAATTTCCTGTAGCTATGAAACTCCAACAACAAAGAAGCAGAACTTATTGTGCAGGAGAAACGACAGCGATGTTCAATTCGAGGTTTCTGAATTTTTTGATGTGTAAACCACTTCTCTTGAAGTTATGAATGGATATAGGACTAGTATTCATTTGAAAACTGATAGCTTTCTTGtgtatatttttagaaaattgcaCTCTTACTGGATTTGGTTTTGTTCTTTAGATAAGTATTTtagtgaatatttttttaatccttttgtGAGAGAGCTGAAAGAGTTTGTTTCTTAAACTGTCCTATTGGTGGCATACTGACTCTATTAACCTATTTCTTTCCTGCAGAAAGTTGATAGCAAAATGATCCTTCCACTTTTATTACATTCCAAACAGATTTCAGTCTATTAGAAGGGTAGTGCTGATTTAGTTTTATTTCAgacgataaaaataaaaagtaaaaaaataaaaaaattgataaattagatatgACAAAGGTTTCGAAAGAGttgtaacaaaattatattttgatttatggaACCAATTGGCACATGGATTGCGTTGGATTGCACCTTGCCAATGACAAATTGAATTATGACCTAAAAGTGGTTCAATTCCAATCTATTTAGTCTTCAACTCTCAAACCTTAAGACTGATTGATTTAGCATATTTTTATTGGAAATCCTTATGAAAgtcttttccctcttttttatCTCAAAGTTTATGATGTTCAGCCATTGAGTTATTATATTGTGTATGTATCGTGGTTGCTATATCTTATCGTAGGATACATATCGTCTCGTAGGATACATATCATGTCGTTTTTAACAAATAGCAATACGTAATGTAATAGTATGGGAAATTGCAGCATATCATTGAACGCATGATACATTTCATAGCTATAGGTGCAATGCACATATGCTTATTAAAATTAGGTCCCTTGTCTAAAGTAGACTAGGTTTATTGTAAATCTTTGTTGTTTTGTCTAAAatagaaagtaaaaaaatttcttggcaTCCAAGGATGATGATAACAATGAAATAaggattgaaattttgaaatatgaaaaGTAGACCCTTTAGGAAGTTTTTAGAACTTTTATATTAGTTTCATAGCTAATCAATATTTTGTGAAACACTATAAACACCTATAACCATGTATAAACATATATGGACACACAAATATATCTTTTGACACATGTTATAGTTAAATAGCGTATCTTGTGGAATACGATACGTGGCTAATCATATAGGAAGTTTTTTTGACCTCTATATATGTGTAATAGTGATcttggttattatattattgatgtttttaTCCATGTTTAAGATGTAAATGCTACCAAGACTAGGAATGTAATACTTTTGGGAACACCATAAACACTTATTAGTTAATCGAATATTTTGGGAAACAGTATAAGCACCTATAACTATACATGCACGTATATGGACATACGCATTTATCTTTTGAATCATATTATAGGTCAAAAACATATCTTAAGGAAAATGATACACCTTTTCACAAAATGATGCACGTGGCTAATCCTTTTAGGAAGTTTTTAGcacttttatatttgtttaatagtGACGTTGCTAGCTTTCATTATTGATGCTTTTATGTATTGTTTAAGATGTAAATGTTACTAAAACTAGGAATATAATACTTTTGGGAACACCATAAACGCCTATtagttaattgaatattttgtgAACCACTATAAACACCTATCACTATATGTATACACCAAAAAATCTTTTGAGACGTTTTATAGTGTATCTTACAGAATACTGTACacttttttcacaaaaaaatacACATAGCTAATCCTTTTGGAAGTTTTAGGACCCTTATACTTGTTTAAGAGTGATGTTGGCAGTTTATATTATTGATGCTTTTAATCTATGTTAAGGTGTACTTGTTCCCAACACTGGGAATAGAATATTTTTGGGAACATCATAAATTCCTATTCGTTAATAAAATACTTTGGCTAACACTATAAGCACCTGTAaccatatatacacatgtacggAAGTACATATATGTCTTTTGTTAAATCTTATAATTAAAAAGTGTATCTTACGGAGCACATTTAGCTTATCTTTCCAAACAcgatatatttttttcacaaaacaaTACACATAGCTGCACATTTTGACAAGTATGGTATGGATTACTAAAAACAGCACACACATGCTTCATTACTTCATTTCCTAGTAAGAATGAGGAAAAAGgctcttttttactttttactttttttttccccctgtaATGTTGGTTTCTGTCTTTTGCTTGATAAGATAAAAAAGTTGTGCTTTTAGCAGCTTTGCTAATGAAGTTCCTGCTTTgccccctttttttatttatttagtcttTCTGTGGTGAGAACCTGCTTCTCTGTTTAATGTGGAGAATTAACACTGTTCTTTGTATCCACAGGTGGAAAATGTGAAAAAATCTAGTGGTATAAACAAGAGTTTTGGAGATGGACCAAGGTGATCTTGGGAACAACCCTAATGCTTCTGCCAGCATCCCATTGAAGCGCAAACGTGGTCGTCCACGAAAGTATCCAAAGCTAAAATTTGAAGAGGGTGTTCATATTCCAAGGAACCAGAATTTGTACAGGGGAGAGAGTTCTACTGTCCCACCACCTCCTGGATTTGAAGGGATAAATGGAAATCAGCCCCGTCAAGCTGCTCCAAGTAATGATGTACCCGATGTCATGGTGGGCAAGGCAGTATCTGGTGTAATTGAGGCAGTGTTTGATGCTGGATATTTGCTTAAAGTTAGGGTTGACAACTCTGATGCAACTTTGAGGGGTGTTGTCTTCAAGAGTGGACGTTGTATTCCTGTTTCAGAAGCGAATGATATAGCCCCAGATATTCAAATGATTAGAAGACATGAAATCCCCTTCCCTGCTGGAAATTATACTCAGTTTCGTGGCCATAACCCTCGTTCCAAAGAGAGGAATGAGCAGCAATTAAATTCTCAAAGGGACAGAACTCATACGACTAAGGAAGCACAAATGTCTGATCCAGTGCCTAGAGCTGCACCTCATTATACTAATCATGTGGGCTCAAAAAGCAAACAGGTGCTTTCAACAGCAGCCCAAACAGCTTCTCCAGCAATTCCTTGGGGCAGTGTGGTACCTGTTCTACTCCAACCTGCTAATTTGTCAAATGGATTATCACTTGCTGGGGAACCAACTCCTCTTCCAAGGGGCAATGTGGCAGCCGTAAAAGGAAAACAGATTCAGGTAGCTTCTCATCCATCCAATGGATCAGTTTCCACCAGCCAGCTGACAACAGATGGAATGCAAGCTTCCCAGCCTCAAACTAACCACCAGCCAATCTATGAAGGTTTGCAATTTGAAAATGGTAGATACGCCCAACCCCCAATAGAGATGCTGGGTGATACAGAAGCCAGGTCAATGAAACTACCTGGCATGCCTTTTGAGAAATTAGTAACTGAAGTCATCAAGAGAATTCAAGTCCCACCAGAACCTGCAGACACTCAGACAGATCGCAAGTCAGCTGTTAAGATGCCAGTGAACGATTCTGACCGCAGCATGGATGTTCAAGATAATAATGTTGATCAACCCCTTGCTATTGAACCTCTGCAATCTGTAGAGCCTGGTGTTCATAACCAGCCTGAACCAGCTTCGAAACCTGTGGAGAATGATAGAACTAGTAAAATGTCTGAGCTGTTGCAGGTAATGAGGCTTCATTTATGACATAATGCCTGTTAATTGATCTAGTATGCACCTAGTATTCTGAAAAACTGAAGCCCGAAAATTCAACTAGGTTTTGCAGGATACCGTGACAGAGAATCAGGCACCCGAGGATGGTGAGTCAGCCTCAGCTTCTGGATTGAAGTCGGATGATATCCTAAGCCCAGAAACCgagaataaagagaaaggaaCCGATGATTCCAAAACATGTCCATGAGCatattttgtgtttattttatttgtcgTCATTTGAACAAGTAATGTGTGCCTGCAGTTTTCACTGCCAAACCTGGAGAAGTGGATTTTAATCAAGGTTTGTAATCTTAAAATGGAAGAAGGTTGTTAAGGATCCATTATAAGGTGAAATCCCATTTATAAAGTGACTTTTTAATGGATATTATTGTTgcatgtttgtttttattacattatcaaagcatctAATAATGCATGAGAGCATGCTTCCAAAGTTCCAAATACTGGCACTTGGATCATTGACTTCATGATTATTGTTCATATTGTAACAAGACATATATTATGAACCTTCCTTCTTAACTTCCACAAGGTATGAGCTCCTGGACTTGTAGGCCAAAACAagtacctttttttcttttttcccctttctttgGCCTTTAATGATTCTATTTATGGTATCATATAAAATGCTAGTTTATGTtatctaccttttttttttttttttttttttggggtaaaactTTATGGTATTTATTTACCTTGGGACAACATTGAGTGGATCATTAGAAAAGAAGATGGATATTCAAGGAGTAGGATAGGATTCTTGTCCAATATACAAGGATTTTGACACTCCACTTAAGAGTAAAGGAAGGGAATTCAAACTCGGAacttttattattctttctaCTTTTTATCCATGGAAAAGGAAGAtctcaaattaaataattattttatttaatgaaacttctcctataaattataaataaaatataacacaatgatatttaatatttttcagcTGAATGGTGGAAATTTTATCATTCAAATAAAcgaatcctaattttttttttcttttttgatagtAAATTCATCCTAATAGAGGTTTTGTACATTGGCATTGCATGCGCTTTAATAAATGAAACCTGATAATgtgtatgaaaaataatataaaacagtAAAACACACAGCAACCAAGCAAACTATGATACTAATtatggaaaaaagaaagggcaccattgcaaaaataaataattacgaTCGGCACCACCTAACGATACAATTCCTTCaagaacagaaaaagaaaagaatagcaTTGTGTCGTACATTTTGTCTAAAGCGAGCGAAGCGCAGAATTTCTCTCTTAGCCAGCCATCACTCTCTTCATCTCCAatgtaaaatttcaatttctagggtttttattttCCCCACAAACATTGTTTCCTCAATCAAggtaccttcttctttttctttttctttttttttttttttcttaacctGCTCCATTTATTATtcgtttctttttcaaaaaaattaaaatgattctTTTGGATTTTCTATTTGGTTGCTGAAGAACTTCAGGAAAATGGAAATTTCATTGCAACTTTATTGAGTTCTTAGTttctggatttttctttttttttttctttttttttgtcttcgTTTTGGCGTCTGAAAAATAGAAATTGCTAATTGAAGTATGCCGAATTGTTTTTTAAGTCTGAATATTTCGACAAATGTACGACCTGAGaatgtgaaaattttatttattttattgttattgttattattttttttttggcaagcaAATATTGCTTTGACGCTAAGAATAGAGATTGACTGATAGTTCttcattcctttttttcttGCAGTTTTTTGCTTGTGGAAATCAGGGTATACGGATTCAATtctttgaatttattgaaatagGGGACTCAATTTTTATGTTAGTCAGAGGAAAAGCGGTGAAATTGGGTTAGCTTTAGTTGTTTCTGGTTGCATTGAGTTTTTTGTGCAGCTGGTCAAAGATAGCAGGTTAGCTGCTTcgtttacattttctttttttcttttttgtctgcTGGATATGCGGTGTTACTTTGGTTTTTTCTGACTTAATTAGATATTCCGAGCAAGTGGAAATGAGTGTGGTGGGCTTTGATATTGGAAATGATAATTGTGTCATCGCTGTAGTTAAGCAAAGAGGTATAGATGTTCTATTGAACGATGAATCAAAACGAGAAACCCCATCTGTTGTATGTTTTGGGGATAAGCAGAGGTTTCTGGGTTCCACAGGTGCTTCTTCGGCAATGATGAACCCTAAATCTACAGTGTCTCAGGTGAAGAGACTTATTGGAAGAAAATTTAATGAACCTGATATTCAGCATGAGCTTCAAATGATCCCTATTGAAACTTCTGAAGCCTCAGATGGTGGTATTTTGATCCACTTAAAATATATGGGAGCAACTCATAAGTTTACCCCTGTTCAGATTATGGCAATGCTGTTTGCACATTTGAAAGAAATATCAGAGAAAAATCTGGAAATGCCCATCTCAGATTGTGTAATTGGGATCCCGTCATACTTTACAGACTTGCAGAGACGTGCATATTTAAATGCTGCAACAATTGCTGGCCTGAAGCCTTTGAGATTAGTGCATGACTGTACTGCAACTGCTCTTAGTTACGGGATTTACAAATCAGATTTCTCTAGTACTGTGCCAACTTATGTTGCATTCGTTGACATTGGTCATTGTGATACCCAGGTCACTATTGCATCATTTGAAGCAGGGCATATGAAGATACTGTCACATGCTTTTGACAGTAGCTTGGGAGGGAGAGATTTTGATGAGGTTTTGTTCCATCATTTTGCTGGACAATTCAGGGAGCAATACAGCGTTAATGTGTACTCTAATGCCAAGGCATGTATCAGGCTGCGGAGTGCATGTGAGAAGTTGAAGAAAGTTTTAAGTGCGAATGCCGAGGCACCTCTGAGTATTGAATGTTTAATGGAGGAAAAAGATGTTAAGGGCTTTATTAAAAGGGAAGAATTTGAGAATCTGGCTTCTGGATTATTGGAGAGAATCACTATTCCTTGTAACAAAGCTTTAGCCGATGCTGGGTTGACTGCAGACAAGATGCAATCTGTTGAGCTTGTAGGATCGGGGTCTAGGATTCCAGCAATTACTAGACTATTAGTTTCTATTTTCAGGAAAGAACCCAAGCGAACACTAAATGCAAGTGAGTGTGTAGCACGTGGATGTGCTCTTCAGTGTGCAATGCTAAGTCCTGTTTTTCGGGTCAAAGAATATGAGGTTCGTATGTGAAAACAGATTATCAGTTCTTGGTCATAGATAAAGTGACTTGTCTGTCTTTCCATAAtgccatcatatatatattttatatccaGCCTTAACTGTTTTCTAAAACCCATTATTAAATCTTTGACAAGCAGACACATTTATTTCCTGTTTCCTTACCCAAGTGGCATTTAACAAAGGAAGAAACCATATATTTGCAAATCATGTAACTCTATTATGACTTCTTAATAGTCTGGAACATGTTGTATTTTAACAATTTATCTCCATGCTCAGAGGATCAAAACATGATAATGGGCTATAGGTTCTGATGGAGCATTAAATtgtttgttgcttttttttttttttttttgatcgtCCATATTTGCATCAGAACACAATAATGAATGTTATGTTCCTCAAATGAAGGCATGAATATGCTTGTGATTTTGTGCAGTTGCATATGATGGAAGTAACGATTGCATGCTACCATGTGCAGGTGCAAGATTCAATTCCGTTCTCCATAGGATTTTCATCCGATGAAGTTCCAATTTACACTGGAGCAAATGGCATGCTGTTTCCAAAAGGCCAAGCCATCCCTagtgttaaaattttaacatttcaaCGAAACAGTTCGTTTAATTTGGAAGCATTCTATGCTAATCCCAATGAATTGCCTCCTGGTGTATCTCCAAAAATTAGTTGTTACACGGTAATGCCTACTGTTTGACCTTACactttattcttttttgggGTTGGACAGGGATGATCGGAAAGAGGGAGGTCtggtctttattttatttatgaagatTTTCAGAgccttgattttaaaaatttatt includes the following:
- the LOC107432055 gene encoding uncharacterized protein LOC107432055 isoform X2 — encoded protein: MDQGDLGNNPNASASIPLKRKRGRPRKYPKLKFEEGVHIPRNQNLYRGESSTVPPPPGFEGINGNQPRQAAPSNDVPDVMVGKAVSGVIEAVFDAGYLLKVRVDNSDATLRGVVFKSGRCIPVSEANDIAPDIQMIRRHEIPFPAGNYTQFRGHNPRSKERNEQQLNSQRDRTHTTKEAQMSDPVPRAAPHYTNHVGSKSKQVLSTAAQTASPAIPWGSVVPVLLQPANLSNGLSLAGEPTPLPRGNVAAVKGKQIQVASHPSNGSVSTSQLTTDGMQASQPQTNHQPIYEGLQFENGRYAQPPIEMLGDTEARSMKLPGMPFEKLVTEVIKRIQVPPEPADTQTDRKSAVKMPVNDSDRSMDVQDNNVDQPLAIEPLQSVEPGVHNQPEPASKPVENDRTSKMSELLQDTVTENQAPEDGESASASGLKSDDILSPETENKEKGTDDSKTCP
- the LOC107432055 gene encoding uncharacterized protein LOC107432055 isoform X1, with the protein product MDQGDLGNNPNASASIPLKRKRGRPRKYPKLKFEEGVHIPRNQNLYRGESSTVPPPPGFEGINGNQPRQAAPSNDVPDVMVGKAVSGVIEAVFDAGYLLKVRVDNSDATLRGVVFKSGRCIPVSEANDIAPDIQMIRRHEIPFPAGNYTQFRGHNPRSKERNEQQLNSQRDRTHTTKEAQMSDPVPRAAPHYTNHVGSKSKQVLSTAAQTASPAIPWGSVVPVLLQPANLSNGLSLAGEPTPLPRGNVAAVKGKQIQVASHPSNGSVSTSQLTTDGMQASQPQTNHQPIYEGLQFENGRYAQPPIEMLGDTEARSMKLPGMPFEKLVTEVIKRIQVPPEPADTQTDRKSAVKMPVNDSDRSMDVQDNNVDQPLAIEPLQSVEPGVHNQPEPASKPVENDRTSKMSELLQVLQDTVTENQAPEDGESASASGLKSDDILSPETENKEKGTDDSKTCP
- the LOC107432045 gene encoding heat shock 70 kDa protein 16 → MSVVGFDIGNDNCVIAVVKQRGIDVLLNDESKRETPSVVCFGDKQRFLGSTGASSAMMNPKSTVSQVKRLIGRKFNEPDIQHELQMIPIETSEASDGGILIHLKYMGATHKFTPVQIMAMLFAHLKEISEKNLEMPISDCVIGIPSYFTDLQRRAYLNAATIAGLKPLRLVHDCTATALSYGIYKSDFSSTVPTYVAFVDIGHCDTQVTIASFEAGHMKILSHAFDSSLGGRDFDEVLFHHFAGQFREQYSVNVYSNAKACIRLRSACEKLKKVLSANAEAPLSIECLMEEKDVKGFIKREEFENLASGLLERITIPCNKALADAGLTADKMQSVELVGSGSRIPAITRLLVSIFRKEPKRTLNASECVARGCALQCAMLSPVFRVKEYEVQDSIPFSIGFSSDEVPIYTGANGMLFPKGQAIPSVKILTFQRNSSFNLEAFYANPNELPPGVSPKISCYTIGPFKGTQSEKARVKVKVQLNLHGIVNVESATLIEEHVDDSGTRCDVHSMDTTNCEVSSVSGSSETVPNGVEDGTFMQSEPSHTSADGARKVKSLRRLEVPVSENIYGGMTKAELSEAREREHQLAQQDRTMEATKERKNALESYVYEMRNKLFNTYRSFTSDQEREGISMNLQQTEEWLYDDGDDETESAYTSKLEDLKKLVDPIENRYKDEEARAQATRDLLKCIVDYRMTMDSLPPKEKELLSNECIKAEQWLREKSQQQDSLPKNIDPVLWSSEIKSKTEELNLACKNIMRPRSSPNPEDYKGSDQQDMSE